CCTACCTACGCCAACCTCAACGAGGCACTGTACCTGCAAGGCCAGGTATCGTTTGAGCAGGGCGACTACGATACTGCTCTGCGCACGCTGGGGCAACTGCCCGCCGAGCAGTACGGCCCCCTGCGCGAAGCCATGCAGGCCACTTACCTGGCCAAGCTGAAAGACCGCACCACCTGGCAGCGCCTCCAGAAGCGCTACCCGCAAAGCAAGCTCATCGGCCGGTATTATGCCGACTATCTGCTAGCCGGTGGCTCACTCAACGAGGCCGACCGCCAGCAGCTGGAGGCGCTCGTTGGTCAGTTTAAGCTCGACCGTAGCCGCTACGCGGCGGCCCTTACCGCCACCGGACCGGCCGTGCCGAAGGCCCTGCCGCGCAAGGGAAGTTATAACATAGGAGTTTTACTACCTTTCGAGCTTCAGGATAATACCTGGCAGACCCAGCGCAATAATCAGTTCGTAACCGACCTCTACGCTGGCCTGCGCCTGGCCCAGGACTCGCTGCAGCGCACCGGGCACCCGGTGCAGCTCTATGCCTACGATACCGGGGCCGATACACTGACGCTCAAGAGCATACTGGCCCTGCCCGAGCTGGCGGGCATGGATTTGCTCATCGGGCCGGTGTATAAGTCGGGCGCCAAGCTGCTGGCCCGCTATGCCCGCGAGCACCAGATTATATGCATCAATCCGCTTTCGCAGGATGCTGACCTAGTGCAGGATAATGCCTATCACTACCTCTATTCGCCCAGTGCCGCTACCCAGGGCCGCGTGGCCGCGCAGTTTGCCGCCAGCGCGTTTGGTACGGGCCGGCCAGCCGTGCTGCTGCACGAGGACAGCAAGGATGAGAATGACTTTGCCGCGGCCTACCAGGCAGCTTACGAGGCGGCCGGCGGCCACCTGACGGCCACCCACACCTTTCGGCCCGACGACCCCGGCAGCCTGGCTGCCGCCTTCGTGCCGGCCGAGCTGGCCGGAGCCAGCCACCTCGTAGTAGCTACCGATGCCCGCAAGGCTGGGCCGGCGGCCTTTACGGCGCTAGCCGCGGTGCCGGCGGCCAGTCGCCCGGCGCTACTGGTGCCCGGCACCTGGCTCGACAATCCCGGCCTGGGCGCTGGCCAGCTGGGCAGCGCGGGCGTGTACTATTATCACCCCAAGTATTTTGATGCGCAGCGGCCCGGCTACCGGCGCTTCCGCCAGCTTTACCTGGCGAAGCAAAAGCTGCCGCCCTCCGTGTTTGCCAGCCAGGGCTTCGAGCTGCTGCTGTTTTTTGGCAATGCCTTACTCCAGTACGGGCCGGCCTTTCAGAGTGGCCTGGCCAGCGCTCCGCCGCAGCCCGGCGCCATCTTTGAAGGCCTCGCCTACCCTGGCACGGCGCACGACAACCAAACCGTGCCGCTGCTCAAGCTCAGCAACCTGGAGCCGCAGCTGGTGCGGTAGGGCGCGGGCTCTTCGCGTTTGTCATTACGAGCAAAGCGAAGCCATGGCACTAAAAACGACCCTGGCGCGAGTCGTACGCTCATCGTTCTTATTTCATTGCTTCGCAGACTCTCAATGACAGACGTTATTATATTTAAAAAGCAAGCAGACTTTTAGCATGACCACTTCCGAAACCTTATTTGCCCGCGCCCAGGAGCTGATTCCGGGCGGAGTTAACTCGCCGGTCCGGGCGTTTCGCTCGGTGGGCGGCGTTCCCGTATTTATGCAATCGGCCCAGGGCGCCTGGCTTACCGATGTTGATGGCAAGCAGTACGTTGATTTCATTAACTCCTGGGGCCCGATGATACTCGGCCACGCACCCGCCGTGGTGCTAGATGCCCTCACCAAAGCCCTGCCCGATTCGCTTTCCTTTGGCGCACCCACCCGGCGCGAAGTCGAGCTGGCGGAGCTGCTTATCGAGCTAGTACCCAGCCTGGAGAAAGTACGCTTGGTAAACTCCGGCACGGAGGCCACGATGTCGGCCATTCGGGTGGCGCGCGGCTACACGGGCCGGCCCAAAATTCTTAAGTTCGAGGGTTGCTACCACGGCCACGGCGACTCCTTTCTGATTGCCGCCGGCTCGGGGGCCCTCACGCTGGGCGCACCCGACTCGCCGGGCGTAACCGAGGGGGTGGCCCGCGATACCCTCACCGTGCCCTACAACGACCTTGCCGCCGTTGAGGCCGCCATTGCGGCCAACCCCGACCAGCTGGCTGCTATTATCATCGAGCCGGTGGTGGGCAACATGGGGCTCGTGGAGCCGGCGCCGGGCTTCCTGGCCGGGCTGCGGGCCCTCTGCACCAAACATAGTATAGTACTAATATTCGACGAAGTCATGACGGGCTTCCGCCTGGCGCCGGGCGGCGCGCAGGAGCGCTACGGCGTGGTGCCCGATATGACCACGCTCGGCAAGATTATCGGGGGTGGCCTGCCCGTTGGGGCCTACGGAGGCCGCGCCGACATCATGAACCAGGTGGCGCCGGCCGGCAAGGTGTACCAGGCCGGTACGCTTTCGGGCAATCCGCTGGCTACGGCGGCCGGCATGGCCCAGCTGCGCTACCTGCACGAGCACCCCGAAGTATATCAGCAGCTGGAAACTATCGGCACCCGCCTGGCCGATGGTACCCGGCAGATTGCCAAGGAGCTGGGTCTCCATTATACCGTTAATCAGGTGGGCTCAATGTTCAGCCTGTTTTTCACGCCGGAGCCGGTTACTAACCTCGAAGATGCCAAGAAAGCCAACCTGCCGGCTTTCGGGCGCTATTTCCACGCCATGCTCAACCGGGGTATCTACCTGGCTCCGTCGCAGTTTGAGGCGCTTTTTATCTCAACGGCCATCACCGACGAGCTGGTAGAAAAGTACCTCACTGCCTGCCGCGAGTCGCTTATCGAAGCGCACCACTAGACTTTTTGGCGCAGCGTCTGGCAGGAGGCTTCCGCCTCAATACTTTGCGCTCCCCTGCCAACTTTGCGAAACTCTGCGCTAAACACTCTTATGCGTTACCTGCTGCCCCTCTTTTTTGCCCTGCTGCTGGCGGGCTCCGCCAGCGCCCAAACGCCCGCCGAAGCCAACAAGCAGCTCTTCGACCGCACCATCGACGAGCTGAACTTCCGCACCTTCGAAACGGTGTACGACAAGCACTTTACGCGGCAGAAATTTCCCGAGAGCCTGCGCACGGCTGCAGCCCGGCGGCAGTTTACCAACTTTGAAAATAATGCCGAGCTGCAAAAGCTGTTTCTGAACTACAACGGCGTGGCTGAGCGCTACAAAACGCGTTTCGGCAACGGCCCGCTCACGCTGGCTGAGTTTGAGAAGCAGCTGAACGGCGTACTGCTCGACCGCAATTTCGAGTTCTTTATCCGGGGCCTGCCGCACGATGAAAAGTCGGCCCTGGTACGCGCCGAGCAACGCGTTATCAAGCAAGCCACCGCGCAGTTCAACGCCAGCGCCAGCCCCGCCGCCAAACCCGCCCCCGAGCCCGAGGAGCCGCTGGCGGCAGCCGCGCCGCTTACTACCAACGGCCCGGCTCCCAGCGACGAGACCCCACCGGCGGTAGCGGAGCCGGAAATCCGGCCGGCGGCCTACTCCTCCGCAAGCACCGCGCCCACCAGCGGCCCCGGCTGGGTAGGCTACACCACACTGCTGCTCAGCCTGGGCTCGTTTGGCCTGCTGCTGTACTCGGCCGCCAGCCTGCTGCCCGAGCTGCGGCGCCTGCGCGCCCGCGTACGGGCCCTGGAGGCCGAGCAGGCGTACTATACGGCCCCACCCGAAGGCGAGGAAGAAGCCCCCGACGAGCCGGGCGCGGCGACTGGCACTAACGCCGGCTTTTTCAGCCGCTTCCGCCCCCAGTCTACCGGCGAGCTGCCCGCCGACAGCTACGACGACTCCGAATAAGCGCCTGCTTTTGCGGCCTTTGCCTCAGCCGGAGCCGTCTCTAACAACCCTGAAACTCGCTAAACTCCTCGTTAACCTGTGATTCTGACCGACCAGCAAATCCGCGCCGAAATGGAGCGCGGTACCATTGTAGTGCAGCCCTACGACCCGAGCTGCCTGGGTACCAACTCCTACGACGTGCACCTGGGCCGCTACCTGGCTACCTACAACGACGCGGTGCTCGATGCCCGCCGCCACAACCAAATCACCACCTTCGAGCTGTCGGCCGAAGAAGGCTTCGTGCTTCAGCCGGGCACGCTTTACCTGGGCGTAACGCAGGAATATACCGAAACTCACGCCCACGTTCCCTTCCTGGAGGGCAAAAGCAGCGTGGGTCGCCTGGGCATCGACATTCACGCCACCGCCGGGAAGGGCGACGTGGGCTTTTGCAACCACTGGACCCTGGAAATCAGCGTTTCGATGCCGGTGCGCGTGTATCCGGGCATGCCTATCGGCCAGCTGATTTATTTCAGCCTGCAAGGCGATGTGCAAACGTTTTACAACCGCAAGCAGTCGGCCAAGTACAACGACCGCACCGACCGGCCGGTGGAGAGCATGATGTGGAAAAACCAGTTTTAGGCTGGGCCGGGCGGGCAGGGGCATCAACTTCGCGGGCGGCTTTTGCGTTAGCAGCAGCAGCCGCACGCCGCCCGCTACTGGCGCGATAGTTGGCTACCAGTCATTCTAACCCATGCTTTGCCCGCCAATGAAATCTGCTTTTGCCTTTCTATTGCTGGCTGCTACCCTTACTGCCCGGGCGCAGCAGGCATCGCCCTCGCAAGGGCCGGCCTCGCCAATGCCGCAGGATAAAACCCAGTCTACTCCGCGCCTGAATCCGGCCGTATCGGCACGGGCGGAATACCTGACCGAACGGATGACGCGCGACCTACGCCTGAACGGCTACCAGGCCTCGCGCATGCGCGATATCAACAACGATAAAATTGCCAAGCTGGCCGCCGCCGAACACCTGTACGCCAAAGACCCCGATATGCTGGACAAGCAGTCGAAGGCCATCAGCCACGAGCGCGATGCGGAAGTGCAGGCCGTTCTCTCGACCGACCAGTACACCGATTATTTCGACGCCCGCAAGCGCTACGCGCAGGCCGACCACGACTACGCCCACAATGCCTCGGCTTCGCTGCTCGTCAACTCAGTCCAGAACCCAGTACCGGCCCGGGCCAACGATGCGGTTATCCGGCCCTCCACGCCGGCCAGGAGCGCCGGCGGCACGAACACCCGGCCGGCTTCGCCGGGCCGCTCCACGCGCTAAAAGGATTGTCCAGGTATAAGCTAAAAAGGCCTGCCGCATGATGCGGCAGGCCTTTTTAGTATTAAATATATATTATATTTACTGATTAGTCTGACCCTGCTCTTCGAGGTAATCGCTGAGCTCTTTGCAGAGGGTACGCATCATTTCGGCCATTTTCTTGTCGCCGGTGGCCGTCACGATAGTTTCGGCCATTGAGCCGATGTTATCGACTACAAAAAACTTCATGGCATCGGTGGGCATATCCTTGGTCCAGAGGTCGATTTTCATCGTCGCATCGGCGTTGCGGTCCCAGATGGCCACGTTGATAGCTTTAGCAAAATGAATATCCTTGCCGGCATCGGTAGCCTGCCAGCTGATAGCCTCAGGCACCTTCTGGTCGTCGAGCGCAATGCTGAAGTGAATTTCTGATTTTTTCATAAGAAGGATTGGGCAGGATTCTAAAAAAGTTTGTCATTGCGAGCCTGCGAAGCAATCGCACCTGAACGAAACTCAAGCGGCTCGTTCTAGTGCGATTGCTTCGCAGGCTCGCAATGACAAACGTGTTTTAATAGGCTGGCAGCTACACGTAGTTATTGAGCATCACCGGCATTACCAGCATCAGGATGCTTTCGTTCTCATCGGCCAGGGTAGGCATGAGCAGGCCGGCCCGGTTGGGCGTGCTCAGCTCCAGGGTGATTTCTTCGGAGTCAATGTTCGAGAGCATTTCCTGCAGGAAGCGGGCGTTGAAGCCGATTTCCATGTCTTCGCCGTCGTACTGGCAAGCCAGGGTTTCCTTGGCCTCGTTGCTGAAATCCAGGTCTTCGGCCGAAATCACCAGCTCCGAGCCGGTGAGGCGCAGGCGCACCTGGTGGGTGGTCTTGTTGGAGTAGATGCTGATGCGGCGCACCGAGTTCAGCAGCTCCTGGCGATTGATAATGAGCTTATTCGGATTGCTGACGGGAATTACGTTCTCGTAGTCGGGGTAGCGCTCGTCGATGAGGCGGCACACCAGGCGCATCTGGTTGAACGAGAAGAACGCGTTGCTTTGGTTGAACTCGATGCGTACCGGCGTCGCCTCGCTGGGCAGCGAGCTTTTCAGCAGGTTGAAGGCTTTGCGCGGAATGATGAGGTTGGCGGTCTGGCCGGCGCCCACGTCCTGGCGGCGGTAGCGCAGCAGGCGGTGGCCGTCGGTGGCCACAAACGTTACCTGGGCTTCGCCCAGCTGCACCAGAATGCCGGTCATGGCCGGGCGCAGCTCATCGGTGCTCACGGCAAAGATGGTTTTGTTGATGGCCCGCGCCAGCGACGACGACGGGATTTCGACCGGCGCCGAGCCCTTCACCACCGGCACGCGCGGGAAGTCGGCGGCATTTTCGCCGGCCAGCTTGTAGCGGCCGTTGGCCGAGCTGATTTCGATGGTATAGGTTTCCTCGTCCAGGGTGAAGGTCACCGGCTGGTCGGGCAGGTTCTTGAGCGTATCGAGCAGGATGCGGGCCGGCGCGGCAATGCGCCCCGACTCGCGGGCTTCGATGGGCAGCTCGGTTATCATGCTCGTCTCCAGGTCGGAGGCGGTGATGGTGAGCTTGCCGGGCTCAATCTCAAACAGGAAGTTCTCCAGGATGGGCACCACGGGGTTGTTCGTGACCACGCCGTTGATGCTCTGGAGCTGCTTGAGCAGGGCCGAGGACGAAACAATGAACTTCATAAAGGTGGGGTTGGGCTAGGTTTTGGCAGGGGGCAAAGATACTTCCGGGCGGGCTTTGTCACTAACTTTATAAGCCGTCAACCTACCTTTGAAAAAACCCTTTTTGCTATGCAAACGCAGGCCATCGAAGTTATCGAAACCGAGGTTGTGCTCGAAGAAGCTATGTCGCTTAATCACTCCCGGCTTATCAGCCGCCTTACCTGGCAATTGTCCGCCGCCTACGAGCAACAGTACGATATTTTAGCTGAATTGGAATTTGAGCTGAACACGGGCAATTTCAAGCCCGACGTAGCTATTATTTCTAAATGGGCTTATAATTGGCAGGAAGACCTTATTCGATTTCCGCATCCCCCCATCACGGCCATCGAGGTCTTATCGCCTACTCAGGCGTTTGATGCTGTTGCCTCAAAAATCGTTAAGTATTACCTGCCGGCGGGCGTGCGGTCGGCCTGGCTGATTGTACCCTTTATTAAAACCGTTTATATCTTCTCTGCCGACGGTGCCATTACCGCTTTTGCGCCCGGCAGCACCCTGCAAGACCCCGCCAGCGGCATTGAGCTAACAATTAACAATTTATTTCAATAATATATATTATATATTATTTCATTTATATAGAAAAAGACTGACGTGGTTGCGTCAGCCTTTTTCTATATAAATGAAGAATGCGTCCCCAAAATCCGTGAAATCCGTTAAAACCCGCGCTAATCAGTGGTCCTAGACGTTAAATCGGAAGTGCATGATGTCGCCGTCCTGCACCACGTAGTCTTTGCCCTCGACGGCCATCTTGCCGGCTTCCTTGATTTTCACCTCGGTTTTGTATTCCTGGTAATCGGCCAGCTTGATAACTTCGGCGCGAATGAAACCCTTCTCGAAATCGGAGTGAATGACACCGGCGGCGGCGGGCGCCTTGTCGCCGCGGTGCACGGTCCAGGCGCGTACTTCCTGCACGCCGGCAGTAAAGTAGGTAATGAGGTTCAGTAGCTCGTAGCTGGCCCGGATGAGCTTGTTCAGGCCCGACTCGGTGAGGCCGTACTCGCCCAGGAACAGCGCTTTTTCCTCGGGGTCCTCCATCTCGGCAATCTGCGCCTCGATGGCGGCCGACACGAGCACCACCTGCGCCTTTTCGGCGGCTACGTGCTGGCGCAGTGCTTCTACGTGCTTGTTGCCGTTAGTGGCGATGCTGGCCTCGTCCACGTTGGCCACGTAGATGACGGGCTTGATGGTAAGCAGCTGCAAGTCGGCTACGGCGGCCAGGTCGTCTTCGCTGGCCGATACGGCGCGGGCATTTTGGCCGGCTTCGAGGGCCTGCTTGAATTTCTGGAGGTTGGTCACCTCCTTCTTGGCGGCGGAGTCGCCGGCTTTAGCGCTGCGCTCGCTTTTTACCAGCTTCTTATCAACGCTTTCGAGGTCCTTGAGCTGAAGCTCGGTGTCGATAACATCTTTGTCAAACACCGGGTCAACACCGCCGGCCACGTGCACGATGTTGGGGTCATCGAAGCAGCGCACCACGTGGATGATGGCGTCAACCTCACGAATGTTGGCCAGGAATTTATTGCCCAGGCCCTCGCCCTTGCTGGCGCCTTTTACAAGGCCGGCGATGTCGACAAACTCGATGATGGTGGGCAGCACGCGCTTGGGGTTCACGAGCGCTTCCAGAATCTGGAGGCGCTCGTCGGGCACGGTAATAACGCCCACGTTGGGCTCGATGGTGCAGAAGGGATAGTTGGCCGATTCGGCCTTAGCGTTGGATAACGCGTTGAAAAGCGTGGATTTGCCGACGTTCGGCAGGCCGACAATACCGCAGCGGAGGCCCATTATGTTGAGTGTTGAATTATGAGGTATGAATTATGAGTTCGCATAATCCACGGGCAAAGGTACGGCGGGCAGCGGAGCGGGGCACCAATGCAAAGCGCCGCTGCTCTTTGCCAGAACAGCGGCGCGCTACCAGTCTCTCCTCTCCAACTGCGTATCGGTATTTAGTAAGTGCTTTCGCCGAGGTCGGGAGCGGCCGGTTGGCTATCATCCGCCGGCTGCCCACCGGCGCGCGGCTGCTCACCCTCAAAGCCGGGGCGCGGGCGGTCGAGCTCGGCCACTTCTTCCTCGGTCAGCAGCTCGTCGCGCACATAGTCCACGGCATCGTGCAGCGCGTCGATAAACTTATTAAAGTCCTCTTTATAGAGAAATATTTTGTGTTTTTCGTAGCTGGCCGGGCCATCGGGGTCGGCCCCAGGGCGGCGCTTGCTTTCCGTAATGGTGAGGTAATAATCCTGGCCACGGGTAGCTTTCACATCGAAGAAATACGTGCGCTTGCCCGCCTTCATGCGGTGCGAGTAGATTTCTTCCTGGTCTTTTGAGTAGCGGTCTTCCACGAGTTGAGAAGGGGAAAGTAAGTTGATTTTTAGTTATAAGGCACTAAACTTGCGTAGGCTCAGACAAAGATAAAGGCGAAACTGCTTACCTAAACAGCGTAGCAATGTCGACGAAACTCAACTGGTGGCCGGCTTGTTTATCAGCACGTAAGATTAGTTCAGTACCGGTCTGGCTCCATCCTGACAAACTTTTCTTAGTAAACGCCGCGCTAGATTACAGTAGCCGGCTGATTGCTAATTCCCTACTCCTGCGCCACCTTTCGCTACCATGCCTGCTCCCGCCCTTGACCTCGCCGCCATCCGCTCTTTTGAAAACCTGGAGCTGCTGGCCCGGCAATTAGTCGATGGGTTTATTACCGGCCTGCACCAGTCGCCCTACCACGGCTTTTCGGTCGAGTTCTCGGAGCATCGCCTCTACAACCCCGGCGAAAGCACCCGGCATATCGACTGGAAAGTATTTGCCCGCACCGACAAGCTGTTTGTGAAGCGCTACGAGGAAGAAACCAACCTGCGCGCCCACCTGCTGCTCGATGTGAGCCCGAGTATGTATTATCCCGAGCCCGGCCACGACAAGCTGCGCTTTGCGGTGCTGGCGGCGGCCGCGCTCACCACGCTGCTGCAGCGCCAGCGCGATGCCGTGGGCCTGGTCACGTTTGCCGAAACCGTGGAGCTGCAAACTCCCGTGCGCTCGACCTCGGCCCACCGCCACACGCTGCTGCTGGCCATGCAGCAGCTACTGGCCCGCCCCGCGCCCCTGGCCGCCACCCGGCGCGCCACGGCCCGGACCGACGTGGCCGGCGTACTGCACACCATTGCGCAGCAAATACCCAAGCGGTCGCTCGTTATCGTGTTTAGCGATATGCTGGGGCGTGGCGCGGCCGAGCAGGAAGCCGCCCTGGCCGCCTTGCAGCACCTGCGCCACCAGCACCACGAGGTACTGCTGTTTCATGTGCTGGACCGCGCCACCGAGTCGGATTTCGACTTCCAGGACCGTCCTTACATTTTCGAGGATGTCGAAACGGGCCAGGAGATACGGCTGCAGCCGGCGCAGGTGCGCGCGCAGTACCGGGCGGCTATGCGCCAATTTGAGGAAGAGCTGGCCCTGCGCTGCGGGCAGCTCAAAATTGATTTTGTGCCGGTCGATGTGCGCGAGCCTTTCGACAAGGTGCTCTACGCCTACCTGGTAAAGCGGGGCAAGGCCCGGTAGGCAGCTCACCTGGCACGAACTGTTCAACGGCCGGACGCAGAATATTGTATTTTTACTATGTTATTTTACCTGCTCCCCTATCTGCTGCTTTATTTGCTGAACGTGCCGCTGGCGCTGCTCACGGCTTATATCGCCTACTCGCATGGGCAGTCGGTTGGGCGGTGGCTTGTGGTGGGGCTGGTGCTGCCCTTCGTTTCGGTTTTTCTGGCTATTGCCGTGGCCGTTCGGCACAAGCAGCGGGCGGCAGCGGCCCGGGGTGGGGCACCCGCTCCCGTGCCCCAGCCGGGCGAGTTTGAGTAGAAGGCAGCCCCACCCGTAGCTTCGCGGCAGGTTTTCACCGACCGGGCCGCCCGGCATATTACACTTTTACTATGTATCAGATTCTTCTTTTTCTTCACTCCTGGCTTCGTTGGTTTGTACTGGGCGCGGGCCTGGTGGCCGTATTTCGCGGCTACGCGGGCTGGTCGGGCCGCAAGGCCTTTGGCAAGGGCGACAATGCCTTTGGAGCCAGCTTTGTGGGCTTCATGCTGCTGCAGCTTATTATTGGGCTGGGGCTGTACTTCGGCCTGAGCCCCTACGGCCTCAAGGCCATGAAGGTAGCCGGGGCTATGAAAGACCCCACCACCCGCTTTTTCGGGATGGAGCACGTGGCCGTTATGGTGCTGGCCGTTGTGCTGGCCCAGGTAGGCCGCACACTCTCCAAAAACCGTCTTAATGATTCGCAAAAGCACAAAACTGCCTTCATTTACTACGGCATCGCCTTGCTGCTGGTGCTGCTCATGATTCCCTGGGGCATCTGGAATCCGGCCCGGCCGCTCTTCCGGTTTTAGCTTTTTTTCAGTGATTAACACGTCCGCTTTTCGCATA
The sequence above is drawn from the Hymenobacter baengnokdamensis genome and encodes:
- a CDS encoding ABC transporter substrate-binding protein, which codes for MTHLYRAAACRFWRQLLLLPLVLLSLSATAQGQLARYRTGKMQLDQGHYATAMQELEPLAQPINKFAQAGDAAYLYAVAATRLGQWAEAEQMLNLIRNQYPTYANLNEALYLQGQVSFEQGDYDTALRTLGQLPAEQYGPLREAMQATYLAKLKDRTTWQRLQKRYPQSKLIGRYYADYLLAGGSLNEADRQQLEALVGQFKLDRSRYAAALTATGPAVPKALPRKGSYNIGVLLPFELQDNTWQTQRNNQFVTDLYAGLRLAQDSLQRTGHPVQLYAYDTGADTLTLKSILALPELAGMDLLIGPVYKSGAKLLARYAREHQIICINPLSQDADLVQDNAYHYLYSPSAATQGRVAAQFAASAFGTGRPAVLLHEDSKDENDFAAAYQAAYEAAGGHLTATHTFRPDDPGSLAAAFVPAELAGASHLVVATDARKAGPAAFTALAAVPAASRPALLVPGTWLDNPGLGAGQLGSAGVYYYHPKYFDAQRPGYRRFRQLYLAKQKLPPSVFASQGFELLLFFGNALLQYGPAFQSGLASAPPQPGAIFEGLAYPGTAHDNQTVPLLKLSNLEPQLVR
- the hemL gene encoding glutamate-1-semialdehyde 2,1-aminomutase produces the protein MTTSETLFARAQELIPGGVNSPVRAFRSVGGVPVFMQSAQGAWLTDVDGKQYVDFINSWGPMILGHAPAVVLDALTKALPDSLSFGAPTRREVELAELLIELVPSLEKVRLVNSGTEATMSAIRVARGYTGRPKILKFEGCYHGHGDSFLIAAGSGALTLGAPDSPGVTEGVARDTLTVPYNDLAAVEAAIAANPDQLAAIIIEPVVGNMGLVEPAPGFLAGLRALCTKHSIVLIFDEVMTGFRLAPGGAQERYGVVPDMTTLGKIIGGGLPVGAYGGRADIMNQVAPAGKVYQAGTLSGNPLATAAGMAQLRYLHEHPEVYQQLETIGTRLADGTRQIAKELGLHYTVNQVGSMFSLFFTPEPVTNLEDAKKANLPAFGRYFHAMLNRGIYLAPSQFEALFISTAITDELVEKYLTACRESLIEAHH
- the dcd gene encoding dCTP deaminase, whose product is MERGTIVVQPYDPSCLGTNSYDVHLGRYLATYNDAVLDARRHNQITTFELSAEEGFVLQPGTLYLGVTQEYTETHAHVPFLEGKSSVGRLGIDIHATAGKGDVGFCNHWTLEISVSMPVRVYPGMPIGQLIYFSLQGDVQTFYNRKQSAKYNDRTDRPVESMMWKNQF
- the gldC gene encoding gliding motility protein GldC, with translation MKKSEIHFSIALDDQKVPEAISWQATDAGKDIHFAKAINVAIWDRNADATMKIDLWTKDMPTDAMKFFVVDNIGSMAETIVTATGDKKMAEMMRTLCKELSDYLEEQGQTNQ
- the dnaN gene encoding DNA polymerase III subunit beta, translated to MKFIVSSSALLKQLQSINGVVTNNPVVPILENFLFEIEPGKLTITASDLETSMITELPIEARESGRIAAPARILLDTLKNLPDQPVTFTLDEETYTIEISSANGRYKLAGENAADFPRVPVVKGSAPVEIPSSSLARAINKTIFAVSTDELRPAMTGILVQLGEAQVTFVATDGHRLLRYRRQDVGAGQTANLIIPRKAFNLLKSSLPSEATPVRIEFNQSNAFFSFNQMRLVCRLIDERYPDYENVIPVSNPNKLIINRQELLNSVRRISIYSNKTTHQVRLRLTGSELVISAEDLDFSNEAKETLACQYDGEDMEIGFNARFLQEMLSNIDSEEITLELSTPNRAGLLMPTLADENESILMLVMPVMLNNYV
- a CDS encoding Uma2 family endonuclease, which gives rise to MQTQAIEVIETEVVLEEAMSLNHSRLISRLTWQLSAAYEQQYDILAELEFELNTGNFKPDVAIISKWAYNWQEDLIRFPHPPITAIEVLSPTQAFDAVASKIVKYYLPAGVRSAWLIVPFIKTVYIFSADGAITAFAPGSTLQDPASGIELTINNLFQ
- the ychF gene encoding redox-regulated ATPase YchF, with translation MGLRCGIVGLPNVGKSTLFNALSNAKAESANYPFCTIEPNVGVITVPDERLQILEALVNPKRVLPTIIEFVDIAGLVKGASKGEGLGNKFLANIREVDAIIHVVRCFDDPNIVHVAGGVDPVFDKDVIDTELQLKDLESVDKKLVKSERSAKAGDSAAKKEVTNLQKFKQALEAGQNARAVSASEDDLAAVADLQLLTIKPVIYVANVDEASIATNGNKHVEALRQHVAAEKAQVVLVSAAIEAQIAEMEDPEEKALFLGEYGLTESGLNKLIRASYELLNLITYFTAGVQEVRAWTVHRGDKAPAAAGVIHSDFEKGFIRAEVIKLADYQEYKTEVKIKEAGKMAVEGKDYVVQDGDIMHFRFNV
- a CDS encoding DUF3276 family protein, producing MEDRYSKDQEEIYSHRMKAGKRTYFFDVKATRGQDYYLTITESKRRPGADPDGPASYEKHKIFLYKEDFNKFIDALHDAVDYVRDELLTEEEVAELDRPRPGFEGEQPRAGGQPADDSQPAAPDLGESTY
- a CDS encoding DUF58 domain-containing protein, translating into MPAPALDLAAIRSFENLELLARQLVDGFITGLHQSPYHGFSVEFSEHRLYNPGESTRHIDWKVFARTDKLFVKRYEEETNLRAHLLLDVSPSMYYPEPGHDKLRFAVLAAAALTTLLQRQRDAVGLVTFAETVELQTPVRSTSAHRHTLLLAMQQLLARPAPLAATRRATARTDVAGVLHTIAQQIPKRSLVIVFSDMLGRGAAEQEAALAALQHLRHQHHEVLLFHVLDRATESDFDFQDRPYIFEDVETGQEIRLQPAQVRAQYRAAMRQFEEELALRCGQLKIDFVPVDVREPFDKVLYAYLVKRGKAR